A window of Flavobacterium flavigenum contains these coding sequences:
- a CDS encoding TonB-dependent receptor, whose protein sequence is MKKNILFLILLGQYTYSQHGIVKDSTKNNQLEEVIVTANKVEQKNVEVPVAVTSISSKGILDSRLVNYSDLTGRIPNYLYQGSGVGFQSINSIRGIQVFSYNPAVSVYVDDVNSLDIMAGGFELTDIDRIEILRGPQSTLFGRNAMGGVINIFTKKPTNKTTGFIELENGNFSLQRYSAGVKFPIIKDKLFFGLNGLFQKRDGFMKNDIKGTTTTDTSLNGRTIGDEENTYGNIFFKWLVNNKLSFTANVKHQRDFSNASGYLVSQKSEKIALETPTVINVARIGTHEREITNYSLTAKYQAQSFELTSITAFQQISFLFRNMDFPGYYESFYRSSIGEKLPTQNVWTQEIRINSAKKENKFQYIAGLYGFKQISYDPTSNLAYELSPSNYVIYRNKRNNSGYAAFGEISYRLFDKLKIIAGIRYDIEERESIFNGFGDAVFVGGVFTQIRPDLEKSVKYNAFSPKASLIYSLNEKSNIYATFTRGFRAGGISSQAVPVGVRQDYDPEYSDNFELGYKTNFWNNRVNLNAAAFAINWQDLQFSNLVAPTTYSMENVGNAYSKGIELEANIIPLKGLQLDFAYSINDAQYKDFDLKRINFISGTQITTPIGGNKLSNAPKTTFYTATQYSIQTSEKVNLLFRIEFRNIGGYYTDIQNSLYQPTYQVVNTRFGLNYDNYGLFLWIKNLTNEHYLFYGSSDTSLRRSSVAAMPSQIGVTLSARF, encoded by the coding sequence ATGAAAAAAAATATTCTGTTCCTTATCTTATTGGGACAATACACTTACTCACAACACGGGATTGTAAAAGACAGTACAAAAAACAATCAACTTGAAGAAGTGATTGTTACTGCAAATAAAGTAGAACAAAAAAACGTAGAGGTACCTGTAGCAGTTACTTCTATTTCGTCCAAAGGAATTTTAGATTCAAGGTTAGTAAACTATTCTGATTTAACAGGCAGAATTCCCAATTATTTATATCAGGGTTCGGGAGTTGGTTTTCAATCTATAAATTCAATAAGGGGAATTCAGGTATTTAGTTATAACCCTGCGGTATCCGTTTATGTCGATGATGTAAATTCATTGGATATTATGGCAGGTGGTTTTGAACTTACGGATATTGATCGTATTGAAATTTTGCGTGGTCCGCAAAGCACTCTTTTTGGACGAAATGCTATGGGAGGTGTTATAAATATTTTTACCAAAAAGCCCACTAACAAAACTACTGGATTCATTGAACTTGAAAATGGAAATTTTTCCTTGCAGCGCTATTCTGCAGGTGTAAAATTCCCTATTATTAAGGATAAACTATTTTTTGGGTTAAATGGATTATTCCAAAAAAGAGATGGTTTTATGAAAAATGACATCAAAGGAACTACTACAACCGATACTAGCCTGAATGGAAGAACCATTGGTGATGAAGAAAATACGTATGGAAACATTTTTTTTAAATGGCTTGTTAATAACAAACTAAGTTTTACAGCAAACGTAAAACATCAGAGAGATTTTTCAAATGCATCCGGATATCTGGTTTCTCAAAAATCAGAAAAAATTGCATTAGAAACCCCAACGGTTATCAATGTGGCCAGAATAGGAACACATGAGAGAGAAATTACCAATTATTCACTTACAGCAAAATATCAGGCACAGAGCTTCGAACTAACTTCTATTACTGCTTTCCAGCAAATTTCGTTTTTATTTAGAAACATGGATTTCCCTGGCTATTATGAATCATTTTACAGAAGTTCTATTGGGGAAAAATTACCAACACAAAATGTATGGACCCAAGAGATCCGAATTAATTCTGCTAAAAAAGAGAACAAATTTCAATATATTGCAGGTTTATACGGTTTTAAACAAATTAGCTACGATCCTACAAGTAATTTAGCCTATGAATTGTCTCCTTCCAATTACGTAATTTACAGAAATAAAAGAAATAATAGTGGGTATGCTGCTTTTGGAGAAATTAGTTATAGACTTTTTGACAAACTAAAAATAATTGCGGGAATTCGTTATGATATAGAAGAACGGGAATCTATTTTTAATGGTTTTGGCGATGCTGTTTTTGTAGGCGGGGTATTTACACAAATTCGTCCTGACCTCGAAAAATCAGTAAAATACAATGCTTTTTCTCCTAAAGCATCATTAATTTACAGCCTTAATGAAAAGTCAAATATTTACGCCACTTTTACACGTGGTTTTAGAGCTGGAGGAATAAGTTCACAGGCTGTTCCTGTAGGAGTTCGACAAGATTATGATCCTGAATATTCAGATAATTTCGAATTAGGTTATAAAACCAATTTTTGGAATAACAGAGTCAACTTGAATGCTGCTGCATTTGCAATTAATTGGCAGGATTTGCAATTCTCTAATCTGGTTGCACCAACTACTTATTCTATGGAAAATGTAGGTAATGCCTACTCTAAAGGTATTGAACTGGAAGCCAACATTATCCCTCTGAAAGGATTACAATTAGATTTTGCTTATTCTATAAACGATGCCCAATATAAAGATTTCGATTTAAAAAGAATAAACTTCATATCAGGTACACAAATTACAACACCAATAGGAGGCAATAAATTATCGAATGCCCCAAAAACAACATTTTATACCGCTACTCAATATTCAATTCAAACATCTGAAAAAGTAAATTTACTATTTAGAATTGAATTTAGAAATATTGGCGGATATTATACGGACATCCAAAATAGTCTTTATCAGCCTACCTATCAGGTTGTAAACACCCGATTTGGATTAAATTATGACAATTATGGTTTGTTCTTATGGATCAAGAATTTAACTAATGAACACTATTTATTTTATGGAAGTAGTGATACCAGTTTAAGAAGGTCATCTGTAGCAGCAATGCCAAGTCAGATAGGAGTTACATTATCTGCCAGGTTTTAA
- a CDS encoding glycosyltransferase family 2 protein, whose product MSALKIIFWFLLFIIVYTYVGYGILLFVIIKIRRFLKLGNKVNSNPNYEPEVTLFIAAYNEKDYVEAKMKNTLGLEYPKEKLNIIWVTDGSDDGTPNLLTGYANTTVYHLDERNGKIGAMNRGMEFVKTPIVIFSDANTNLGKESIRRIVNLFSNPAVGCVSGEKRIVNKESDVASGAGEGIYWKYESALKKWDAELYSVVGAAGELFAIRTELYRHVEKDTLLDDFIISLRVAQEGYTIQYDPEAYAIETASASVKEEFKRKIRISAGGIQSIVRLRSLLNIFKYGTLSFQYISHRVLRWSLTPLCLILLIPVLSIIAFNEGIVSFGFYSILFWMQLFFYAAALLGWFLENRETRIKILFVPYYFFIMNLCVILGFFRYVKKSQSVNWERAKRAD is encoded by the coding sequence ATGTCAGCACTAAAAATTATATTCTGGTTTCTATTGTTTATTATTGTTTATACCTATGTTGGATATGGGATTTTATTATTTGTAATTATCAAAATAAGGCGTTTTTTAAAACTTGGAAATAAGGTAAATAGTAATCCCAATTATGAACCCGAAGTTACATTGTTCATCGCTGCTTATAATGAAAAAGATTATGTAGAGGCAAAAATGAAAAATACCTTAGGACTTGAATACCCCAAAGAAAAATTAAACATTATTTGGGTTACAGATGGTTCTGATGACGGGACCCCCAACTTATTAACTGGGTACGCTAATACTACGGTTTATCATTTAGACGAAAGAAATGGAAAAATCGGGGCTATGAACCGGGGTATGGAATTTGTAAAAACACCAATTGTCATATTTAGTGACGCCAATACAAATTTAGGCAAAGAATCAATCAGACGCATTGTTAATCTATTTAGTAATCCTGCTGTTGGCTGTGTTTCGGGAGAAAAACGAATTGTTAATAAAGAAAGTGATGTGGCTTCGGGAGCAGGGGAGGGAATTTACTGGAAATATGAATCGGCATTAAAAAAATGGGATGCGGAATTATATTCTGTTGTTGGAGCTGCCGGAGAACTTTTCGCTATTAGGACAGAACTGTATCGGCATGTTGAAAAAGATACGCTGCTTGACGATTTTATTATATCATTAAGAGTCGCTCAAGAAGGATATACCATTCAATATGACCCAGAAGCGTATGCTATTGAAACAGCTTCAGCTAGTGTAAAAGAAGAGTTTAAACGTAAAATCAGAATCTCTGCGGGCGGTATTCAGTCTATTGTAAGATTACGTTCCTTATTGAATATTTTTAAATATGGAACACTTTCATTTCAGTACATTTCTCATCGCGTTTTGCGTTGGAGTCTTACCCCTTTATGCCTTATATTATTAATTCCCGTTTTATCTATTATAGCGTTTAATGAAGGGATTGTATCCTTTGGATTTTATTCTATATTATTTTGGATGCAACTTTTTTTCTATGCAGCTGCGCTGTTAGGATGGTTTTTAGAAAATCGAGAGACAAGGATTAAAATTCTGTTTGTTCCTTATTATTTTTTCATCATGAATTTATGTGTGATACTTGGATTTTTCAGGTATGTCAAAAAATCACAATCCGTAAATTGGGAAAGGGCTAAACGGGCTGATTGA
- a CDS encoding glycosyltransferase, whose amino-acid sequence MIEGKNIICISQTTWHGEFTKSTVQLLSLLAEKNTIVFVEYPFTVKDVIMSLLGKQRAQVSRMLGLKKRIIEEKTDSNAVVKHLVMPPVLPVDFIKNESIFQKFFSINAFIYKTQLRKTIKKLKLDNPIIITAYNPMYGLPMIGKLHEYLNVYYCYDGMDTQRHKSRIYTIEQQFCRQVDGIITTSDYLNSEKQQLNTQSYVVKNGVDFKLFESHAKKTVSSSSAQKKVGYIGTLDFRFDIDCMEYAIQGLPQVLFQFTGYLLNQNIKERLSKYDNVSFFKSVKAHEVPELLSKYDLGIIPYKMDEVNKNIYPLKINEYLAVGVPVVMTAFANLTDFKSMVKSAENKKLFKSYIEYELENDNDVLIKERIEFARLNSWEGRVVEFGNVLEKIIKHKYPS is encoded by the coding sequence ATGATTGAAGGTAAAAATATTATCTGCATTTCTCAAACTACCTGGCATGGTGAGTTTACTAAATCTACGGTGCAATTGTTATCACTTTTAGCAGAAAAAAACACCATAGTTTTTGTTGAATATCCATTTACAGTCAAAGATGTTATAATGTCTTTATTGGGAAAACAAAGAGCACAAGTATCCAGAATGTTGGGCTTAAAAAAAAGAATCATAGAAGAAAAAACAGATAGTAATGCAGTTGTTAAGCATTTGGTAATGCCTCCGGTTTTGCCGGTAGATTTTATTAAAAATGAATCAATTTTTCAAAAGTTTTTTAGCATCAATGCATTTATTTATAAAACACAGCTTCGAAAAACCATAAAGAAATTAAAGTTAGATAATCCAATTATCATCACTGCATACAACCCAATGTATGGCCTGCCCATGATTGGCAAATTACACGAATATCTAAATGTGTATTACTGTTATGACGGGATGGATACACAAAGGCACAAATCAAGAATTTATACTATTGAGCAGCAATTTTGCAGGCAGGTTGATGGCATTATAACAACATCGGATTATTTAAATTCTGAAAAGCAGCAATTAAATACGCAAAGCTATGTGGTTAAAAATGGGGTTGATTTTAAATTATTTGAATCCCACGCTAAAAAAACTGTTTCAAGTTCTTCTGCACAAAAAAAAGTAGGTTATATAGGAACCTTAGATTTTAGGTTTGATATCGATTGTATGGAATACGCAATTCAAGGATTACCTCAGGTATTATTTCAATTTACGGGCTATTTGCTCAACCAGAATATAAAAGAAAGATTATCGAAATATGATAATGTTTCATTTTTTAAATCGGTAAAGGCACATGAGGTGCCTGAACTATTATCGAAATATGATTTAGGCATAATACCTTATAAAATGGATGAGGTTAATAAAAACATTTATCCACTAAAAATTAATGAATATTTGGCCGTTGGTGTTCCTGTGGTTATGACAGCTTTCGCCAATTTAACCGATTTTAAATCCATGGTTAAATCCGCAGAAAACAAAAAACTTTTCAAGTCATATATTGAATATGAGTTAGAAAATGATAATGACGTATTAATTAAAGAGAGAATCGAATTTGCAAGACTTAATTCCTGGGAAGGCAGAGTGGTAGAATTTGGAAATGTTCTCGAAAAAATTATTAAGCATAAATATCCATCTTAA
- a CDS encoding glycosyltransferase family 4 protein: MKIGIEGQRLFRKKKHGMDMVALELIKNLQDLDHENEYFIFVKPDQDSSVLKETSNFKIIELNGGPYPAWEQIALPKAAKKYGCDVLHCTSNTAPFFTSIPLITILHDIIYMESGYLKILKSSASTYQKFGNIYRKLVVPRVVKRSKKVITVSHFEKNRIGEFFGIKDDKKLDAIYNGVSEHFKPVTSKDELKRVREKYNLPDKYFFFLGNTDPKKNTKGTLKAFSDFLKQTETDYKLVMLDYDKTELNILLVEIDDTNLINHIVLTGYVINTDLPAIYSQCDIFLYPSLRESFGIPMLEAMSCNVPVITSNTSSMPEIAEDAAHIINPFNPEEITQGIIEIINNDAYRKSLCDKGLERSKQFSWRNMAKEYLKLYELIYSEHSKKQ, translated from the coding sequence ATGAAAATAGGTATAGAAGGACAGCGGCTTTTTCGTAAAAAAAAACATGGTATGGACATGGTAGCTTTAGAACTAATAAAGAATCTCCAGGATCTAGACCACGAAAATGAATATTTTATATTTGTAAAACCAGATCAAGACAGTTCCGTTCTTAAAGAAACTTCAAACTTTAAGATTATTGAATTAAATGGGGGACCATACCCAGCATGGGAACAAATAGCATTGCCAAAAGCAGCCAAAAAATATGGTTGCGATGTATTGCATTGTACGAGTAATACGGCACCATTTTTTACTTCTATTCCTTTAATTACGATTCTTCATGACATTATTTACATGGAAAGCGGTTATTTAAAAATACTCAAAAGCAGTGCAAGTACCTACCAAAAATTTGGAAATATATATAGAAAACTCGTAGTACCACGTGTTGTAAAAAGGAGTAAAAAAGTGATTACAGTATCCCATTTTGAAAAAAACAGAATCGGTGAATTCTTTGGAATTAAAGACGATAAAAAACTCGATGCTATTTATAATGGCGTAAGTGAACATTTTAAACCAGTTACCAGTAAAGACGAACTGAAACGCGTTAGAGAAAAATACAATTTACCTGATAAGTATTTCTTTTTCCTTGGTAATACGGATCCTAAGAAAAATACAAAAGGAACACTAAAAGCCTTTTCAGATTTTTTAAAACAGACAGAGACTGATTATAAACTGGTTATGCTCGATTATGATAAAACTGAACTCAATATTCTCTTGGTCGAAATTGATGACACCAATCTTATCAATCATATTGTTTTGACAGGTTATGTAATTAATACCGATTTACCTGCTATTTATTCCCAATGCGATATTTTTTTGTATCCGTCACTTCGCGAAAGTTTCGGGATTCCAATGTTGGAAGCTATGTCGTGTAACGTGCCTGTTATTACGTCAAATACATCATCGATGCCTGAAATTGCAGAAGATGCTGCCCATATTATAAATCCATTTAATCCCGAAGAAATTACTCAGGGAATTATTGAAATCATAAATAATGACGCGTACAGAAAATCTCTTTGCGACAAAGGTTTGGAGCGCAGCAAACAATTTTCTTGGAGAAATATGGCAAAAGAGTATTTAAAACTTTACGAATTAATTTATTCAGAACATTCAAAAAAACAATAG